A stretch of Planococcus citri chromosome 5, ihPlaCitr1.1, whole genome shotgun sequence DNA encodes these proteins:
- the LOC135847353 gene encoding protein tipE isoform X1 gives MAEEPEVIIPIPPTLKEKLTFYTTAFFLLVAIFSLFGFMFLVPFIIEPAYTTIKMDFDEEPAHCITMKTESKRGLSNCTWTSCREGCTREVYECTQILVDYMHPNIPDSMVLQNTNVEDETVPSFESHTGDDEDEEYPLDESAAASNTYSAAALEDTKKYKWFHGARLFPNVKGCGYPPYLNCTIFNLTHVNVGSNFSCFYSRADPSLVVSELDMEQVHTNLICAVAIPIVSFVVSVIYLTIAYFFIYNDPKTEKSTPCRRNTTATSKTIVQVTPLALSTPMAPPTSGVLTPASDIFREDMASFGHQYKYAMVDDMLSRDSLDSLAFNYSSSMNGNLNKMMTTCILTPPGPIAQL, from the coding sequence ATGGCCGAAGAGCCGGAGGTTATTATTCCAATTCCGCCGACTTTGAAAGAGAAACTAACATTTTACACGACTGCTTTTTTTCTACTTGTGGCCATTTTTAGTCTTTTCGGATTCATGTTCCTGGTGCCGTTTATCATCGAGCCGGCCTACACGACCATCaaaatggatttcgacgaaGAGCCCGCTCACTGCATAACGATGAAAACCGAGAGCAAACGAGGCCTATCGAATTGCACTTGGACCTCGTGCCGAGAAGGATGCACCAGAGAAGTGTACGAATGTACGCAGATTCTGGTCGATTACATGCATCCGAATATACCGGACTCGATGGTGTTGCAGAATACCAACGTCGAAGACGAAACGGTACCTTCGTTCGAGTCTCATACCGGagacgacgaagacgaagagTACCCGCTGGACGAGTCCGCAGCCGCATCCAATACGTATTCGGCCGCTGCCCTCGAAGATACCAAGAAGTACAAATGGTTTCACGGTGCTCGTTTATTTCCAAATGTTAAAGGTTGTGGTTACCCTCCGTATTTGAATTGTACCATATTCAACCTTACCCACGTGAACGTCGGTTCGAATTTTAGTTGTTTTTATAGTCGCGCCGATCCTAGTTTAGTTGTTAGCGAATTAGACATGGAACAGGTGCACACGAATTTAATATGCGCCGTAGCCATACCGATCGTATCGTTCGTCGTGTCCGTCATTTACCTCACCATCGCCTATTTTTTCATATACAACGATCCGAAAACGGAGAAGAGTACGCCGTGCCGGCGAAACACTACTGCCACCTCCAAGACCATCGTACAAGTAACGCCGCTGGCGCTCTCGACGCCTATGGCGCCTCCAACCAGCGGCGTACTCACACCGGCCAGTGATATATTTCGCGAAGATATGGCCAGCTTCGGACACCAGTACAAGTACGCCATGGTCGACGATATGCTCAGCAGAGATAGTCTCGATTCTCTAGCCTTTAATTATTCGTCTTCGATGAATGG